CCAACTCTAAGGGAGAAGCGATCGCCTTAGTTCAAGAAGGGCAGCAAAAAGCAGTGCTGTTAAGTTTAGAAATGTTTCAATATTTGATAGGAATTAGTAATCGCCGAGAACAGCTATCAAACGAAGGATTTGCAACTATGTCCCATCAACTTTTTACCAAATCTGGCTATGACTCGACCGACAAAATTATGGAACTTATTCAGGACGTAAAACAAGAAATATCCACAGAAAGAGAGCAAAGGCTAAATGACAGTGAAATCAAGTTCTAGTCTACCCAAATCGGTATTTCTCGACACAAATATCTACATTCTGGGAGCGCTTGATTTAAACAGCGATGAAAGCAAAATTTTATCATTGCTAGTCAGTGATGAAAATAGCGATGAGCAAACTAGAGTTATCTTCTCTCAAGAACTTATCGATCAAATCTTACGAGTTGGTAAACGCTTGCAAAACAAAGACTGGTCAAGTGGTCTGTTAATAAGACTTTGGCAGCAATTGAAAGTAGATTTCATATTTGTAGAAGACCAAGATATTCAAGCGATAGCTGATGCTGGCATAATTCCCCGTGAAGATGCAGGTGTTTATCTAACTGCCAAGCAAGGAAAAGCAAAATGTTTTGTATCCAGAAATTACAAACTAATTCGCGCACTTGTCGAGCAAACTGAAGAATTTGAATGTTTCACTCCCAGCGAGTTTTTACAAAAATATGCCCCATAAGCTACGAGAACTAAACTTCTGAAATTCATGTAAATACTACAAGGATTTAACTGTGATTACAAATGCTAGTAGCCTTACCCTTAGCAATCTCCGTCAAACCTTTGGCTTGAGACTCGACACTAGCGATCGCTTTTTTGATGAATGGTTAAATAATTCACCAACACTAACCGAAGCGGAACTACAAGGACTAGATCGCCTCACTCGCAACTATAACTATCTCAGTCAAGAAGAAGCGCCCCTTGAAGAAATTGTTAAGCTTGTCGTGGTGTCGCCATTGCTAGATTTGGCTGGTTTCTATCAATTTCCTTTTTTGGTAAAAGCAGAAGTAAGTACCAGTATCGAAGTTGCTGATGAAGCTAATGCTATAGCGGTTCAAGGCAGAATTGATATTTTGGTAATCCAAGATAGTTTTTGGATTTTGGTAATCGAATCAAAACCTGCAAGGCTGGACGTTACCGCAGGAATTCCCCAAGCACTTACTTATTTGTTGAGCGCTCCTAATTTGCAGTCAAGTTGCTATGGAATGGTGACAAATGGCAGAGAAGTATTGTTTTTGAAATGCAATCGCCACCAAGATGTCCCTCAATATACGCGATCTCACACTTATCGGTTACTTGAAAATACAGCAGAACGTATTCAAGTTTTACAGGGGCTTAAACAAATTGGGGCTTATATTGGCAATTCAAGAAGTTAGGCAATGGCTCGAAGAATATTATCAGGTATTAAGACGCTCATAATCAAGCTTGTAGTTGTAATTTATATAATTTTAGCAATTCTTCATGTATAAGTTAATTTTGAGACAAGCCCTATAAAAAATGGCAAATGAGGAAAATTAAGCTAATTTAAAATTATTTATTTCCCCAATCCTTAACCACTGTCAGTCTTGTACCATTAAATTCCAGGGATATTTTACAAAGTATAGTCGTCAAATATGTACTAGATAAGTTAAAGATGGAAATAACTGACAAATTGACTCTCAAAGCTTGCTTCCAGCATTCTCATGTCTAATTCACCGCAACTGAAGTTGATAAAATTCCCCCCTGTTGGGTAGTTTGTGTAAGGATACAATCACTGCTTAGGCGTGGTATTTCATCTTGACATTTCGCAAAAATTAACCCAACTTAACTATTTAGCTGCATAGCTATTATTTTTTTTAATTTCCATGTCAACTCTCGTTATTGTCGAATCTCCCACAAAAGCTCGTACCATTCGCAACTACCTACCAAAAGACTATGTGGTAGAAGCTTCAATGGGTCATGTCCGTGACCTTCCCCAATCGGCTAGTGAAATTCCCGCAGCCGTGAAAGGGGAAAAATGGGCGCAGCTTGGGGTCAATGTAGAAGCCGACTTTGAACCGATTTATGTCGTTCCCAAAGACAAAAAGAAAATTGTCACTCAGCTTAAAGAAGCCCTCAAGGGTGTAACTGAACTGATTTTAGCAACAGACGAAGACCGGGAAGGGGAAAGTATTAGTTGGCATTTATACCAATTGCTCAAGCCGAAAGTGCCAACAAAGCGCATGGTATTTCATGAAATTACCAAGGAAGCCATTCAAAAAGCTTTGAAGGACTGCCGTAATATTGATGAGCAGGTAGTTCGCGCCCAAGAAACCCGAAGAATTTTAGACCGATTAGTAGGATATACCCTATCGCCGCTACTGTGGAAAAAAATTGCCTGGGGGTTATCCGCTGGGCGAGTGCAATCTGTAGCAGTACGTCTATTAGTAATTAAAGAACGCCAGCGTCGGGCTTTCCATGAAGGCACATACTGGGATTTAAAAGCCAGTTTAGAACAAGAAAAAAGTCTATTTAGCGCAGTCCTGGTGACTCTAGGCGGCACGAAAGTTGCCACAGGCAGCGATTTTGACTCAACAACGGGCAGAATTACCACAGGTCGCAATGTAATTTTACTTAATGAAGAGCAAGCGGAAACTCTAAAAACCCGTCTAGAAGGGAAAATCTGGACAGTGACGGATATGGAAGAACGTCCTGTCACCCGCAAACCAGCGCCACCGTTCACTACTTCCACACTGCAACAAGAATCTAACCGCAAGTTGCGCTTATCGGCACGGGATACGATGCGAGTGGCTCAAAATTTGTATGAGCAGGGGTATATTACCTATATGCGGACAGATTCGGTACATTTGTCCGACCAAGCGATTACCGCTGCCCGTGCTTGTGTAGAGCAAAAATATGGAAAACAATACCTTAGTCCTCAACCTAGACAATACACGACCAAATCTAAAGGCGCACAAGAAGCTCATGAAGCCATTCGTCCCGCTGGTAGTAGTTTCCGCACACCCCAAGACACAGGTTTAGCTGGACGCGAGTTCGCTCTTTATGATTTGATTTGGAAGCGTACAGTCGCCTCACAAATGGCTGACTCTCGCCAGACTCAAGTTACTGTGCAAATCCAAGTGGAAGATGCTGGTTTTCGTTCCTCTGGTAAGCGGATAGATTTTCCCGGCTACCTCCGCGCTTATGTGGAAGGTTCGGATGATCCTGAAGCCGCTTTAGAAGACCAAGAAGTAATTCTACCTGCTCTGAAAGTTGGTGATCATCCTCAATGTAAAGAATTGGACGCGGTAGGCCACGAAACCCAACCTCCTGCCCGTTATACTGAAGCAACTTTGGTGAAAACTTTGGAAAGTGAAGGCATTGGTCGTCCTAGTACCTACGCCAGCATTATTGGCACAATCATTGATAAAGATTATGCTCAGTTGCTGAATAATGCTCTAATTCCTACTTTCACGGCTTTTGCTGTGACTGATTTACTGGAAAAACATTTTCCAGATATTGTTGACCCTAGTTTTACTTCTAAAATGGAGCAAACCTTGGATGAAATTTCCACGGGTGAAGCTCAATGGCTACCCTACTTAAAGAAATTCTATCTTGGTGAACAAGGTTTAGAAACTTTGGTAAGGGAAAGGGAAACAGAAATTGATGCCGGCAAGGCTAGAACTGTAGAACTAGAAAATTTAGATGCTAAAGTCCGTATTGGTAAATATGGACCTTACATTGAAGTTACCAATGGTGAGGAAGTAATTACCGCTTCTATTCCTAAGAACCTGACTCCGGCTGACCTTGACCCTAAACAGGTGGAAATTCTCCTCAAACAAAAAATTGTCGGACCTGACCAAGTTGGTCGTCACCCAGAAACCGGAGAACCTATTTATATCAAGATTGGTACTTATGGACCTTATGTGCAGCTAGGCGATAAGACTGAGGAAAATCCTAAACCCAAACAAGCTTCTTTCCCCAAGGGTGTGACACCGGAAACACTCACTTTGGATATGGCTGTTGGTTTATTATCTCTTCCCCGTGCTTTGGGAACTCACCCAGAAACTGGTGGCAAAGTCCAAACTAGTTTAGGAAGATTTGGCCCCTATGTTGTCCATGACCAAGGAAAGGAGGGAAAAGATTATCGTTCTCTCAAATCTACTGATAATGTCTTGACAATTTCTTTGAATCGTGCTTTAGAATTATTGGCAGAGCCGAAAAAGGGTCGGGCCGCTGCTAAGAGTAAGTCTAAGGAAGCTTTACGGGAGTTGGGTACGCATCCAGAAGATGATTCACCAGTTAATATCTATGATGGTCCTTATGGTCCTTACATTAAACACGGGAAAACTAATGCCAGTATTCCCGAAGGTGAATCAGTGGAAAATATAACTTTGTCTACAGCTATTGAATTACTTTCAGCTAAAGCATCTACAAAATCTACACGGAAAACCACTAAATCTACTACTAAGTCAACTGCTACTACTAAATCAACAAAGACTAGAGCGAAAAAGACAGACGCGGCGAGTTAGGGAAGGGGCAGGGAGTGGGGGGAGTGGGGGAGTGGGGGGAGTAGGGGGAGTAGGGGAGAGATTTCTTCCTTCTGAACTCCTGAATGGGCGCAGGCCCTGCGCCCCTACCTCCTGATAGCGCAGCGTGGTGTTAGCGATACTCCTGAAATCGTGACTTCTGACTCCTGAATTCATATCACTAATTACCCATTAGTAATTATGAATGTGATAATCTAATAAGTAAGGGAAAACACAAAATTAAAATTTCATAGTAGGACTTACCATACTTGTGGAAATGTGTCAACCCTGCCAAGGCTAGAAGTGCGATAATACGCCAGTTTCTGCGACCCGGTTAAATAAAATTGAGGTACTATCTCAGGAGCGGTCAGTTTAATGGATTATATAGAAAAGGTGCTGGAAAAGCTGAAAGAATTAGCGCGGAAGTTAATTGATAGTCTGCTAGGTCCAGAGGCTGAACCGGAACCGGAACTGATTCCGATTCCTGTACATGAACGTTCTATGCGCCGTCGCTAAAGTTTTTAAGGTGTGGGAGTTGAATTTGCCAGCTTTAAGTATTCTTGTGCTGCATGGACCAAACCTAAATTTGCTGGGACTTAGAGAACCGGGAATTTATGGTTCTTTGACTTTGGCAGAAATTAATCGCTTGTTAGAGTCCAAAGCAATGGAACTGCAAGCAGGTATATTTTCCATGCAGTCAAATCATGAAGGGGTTTTAGTAGATGCTATTCACGGGGCATTAGGAAAGCATCAGGGGATTGTGATTAACGCTGGGGCTTACACTCATACTAGTGTGGCTTTGCGGGATGCGATCGCTGCTGTTAATTTACCTACTGTTGAAGTACATCTGAGTAATATTTATCGTCGGGAAGATTTCCGTCATCATTCTTATATCGCACCAGTGGTAATTGGCCAAATCAGTGGCTTTGGCGCTCAAAGTTATTTGTTAGGTCTGGAAGCACTGGTGTATTATTTAAGGCAGTAATAGGCAAGAGGCAAGAGGCAAGAGGCAAGGGGCAAGAGGGAAGAGGCAAGAGGCAAGGGGCAAGGGGCAAGAGGCAAGGGGCAAGGGGCAAGAGGCAAGAGGCAAGAGGCAAGAGGCAAGAGGGAAGAGGGAAGAGGCAAGGGGCAAGGGGCAAGAGGCAAGAGGCAAGGGGCAAGGGGCAAGGGGCAAGAAAGAGTTATTTAAATTACCAATTACCAATTACCAATTACCAATTACCAATTACCAATTACCAATTACCAATTACCAATTACCAATTACCAATTACCAATTACCAATTACCAATTACCAATTACCCATTACCTATTACCTATTACCAGTCAAAAATTATGCGTTATTCTC
The DNA window shown above is from Anabaena sp. WA102 and carries:
- a CDS encoding PIN domain-containing protein, yielding MTVKSSSSLPKSVFLDTNIYILGALDLNSDESKILSLLVSDENSDEQTRVIFSQELIDQILRVGKRLQNKDWSSGLLIRLWQQLKVDFIFVEDQDIQAIADAGIIPREDAGVYLTAKQGKAKCFVSRNYKLIRALVEQTEEFECFTPSEFLQKYAP
- the topA gene encoding type I DNA topoisomerase, with product MSTLVIVESPTKARTIRNYLPKDYVVEASMGHVRDLPQSASEIPAAVKGEKWAQLGVNVEADFEPIYVVPKDKKKIVTQLKEALKGVTELILATDEDREGESISWHLYQLLKPKVPTKRMVFHEITKEAIQKALKDCRNIDEQVVRAQETRRILDRLVGYTLSPLLWKKIAWGLSAGRVQSVAVRLLVIKERQRRAFHEGTYWDLKASLEQEKSLFSAVLVTLGGTKVATGSDFDSTTGRITTGRNVILLNEEQAETLKTRLEGKIWTVTDMEERPVTRKPAPPFTTSTLQQESNRKLRLSARDTMRVAQNLYEQGYITYMRTDSVHLSDQAITAARACVEQKYGKQYLSPQPRQYTTKSKGAQEAHEAIRPAGSSFRTPQDTGLAGREFALYDLIWKRTVASQMADSRQTQVTVQIQVEDAGFRSSGKRIDFPGYLRAYVEGSDDPEAALEDQEVILPALKVGDHPQCKELDAVGHETQPPARYTEATLVKTLESEGIGRPSTYASIIGTIIDKDYAQLLNNALIPTFTAFAVTDLLEKHFPDIVDPSFTSKMEQTLDEISTGEAQWLPYLKKFYLGEQGLETLVRERETEIDAGKARTVELENLDAKVRIGKYGPYIEVTNGEEVITASIPKNLTPADLDPKQVEILLKQKIVGPDQVGRHPETGEPIYIKIGTYGPYVQLGDKTEENPKPKQASFPKGVTPETLTLDMAVGLLSLPRALGTHPETGGKVQTSLGRFGPYVVHDQGKEGKDYRSLKSTDNVLTISLNRALELLAEPKKGRAAAKSKSKEALRELGTHPEDDSPVNIYDGPYGPYIKHGKTNASIPEGESVENITLSTAIELLSAKASTKSTRKTTKSTTKSTATTKSTKTRAKKTDAAS
- the aroQ gene encoding type II 3-dehydroquinate dehydratase; translated protein: MNVLCAVAKVFKVWELNLPALSILVLHGPNLNLLGLREPGIYGSLTLAEINRLLESKAMELQAGIFSMQSNHEGVLVDAIHGALGKHQGIVINAGAYTHTSVALRDAIAAVNLPTVEVHLSNIYRREDFRHHSYIAPVVIGQISGFGAQSYLLGLEALVYYLRQ